The Haliaeetus albicilla chromosome 4, bHalAlb1.1, whole genome shotgun sequence genomic sequence GAAAACAGACATTGAAAGCGCCTTCCTCACAATAAGGGATTCCACAACCTGAGGAAAGGTGGGGATAAGAACTGACTCCTCAGTACTGCAGTCACCCAAACACAGGGAGAAGAAGATATTCTGTCTTTACAGAAAAGACTCAAACTCGGCCTCTTACAACTCACCTAGTACTTTCAGAACATTGACCCTTCCACGCAGACAAGCAAATTCTtcctcccaggaaaaaaaaaaaaaaaaaccatgctcTGGCTCCATGATTTTATGATTACTTGCTACCGTGGTGTCAAAGTAATCTGTAAATTagttcagaaggaaaaaaccacccTAGACTGCTGAGGTGAGCTGTGCAGACAGAAGCCAAGGTAAAGAGAGATTGAACTACCCAGCTGAGCGTAGCTTCAGTTGAAACCAGCCACCACAACATTGCCTTGCAGGTAGGAGAACAACCCTCCTAGCTAGGAAAGCCAGCCGACTTCTGTTTAGCAAGCTGCCAGCTAGATCACTGCCAGGAAATTCAAACAACTCTTCGCAGATAATCTACATTTCTGTTTGGCAGCTGTTACTGACAGATAGAGGAAAAAGGTGTTTTGTAAGGTGAGTCAacaacaaatgaagaaaaaagaataaagcagaTGCAAACCAACTAGTCTTCCAGGTGAGAAGGCTTCTGAACCCTCCTCCCAGCTTACTCTTGATTCCTAAAACCATCAATGGGTATACAAGCACTAGTGCTCTGGAAGAAATTCAGGCTGAGCTTCCAAGTGCATAAAGCTGTTCTCTGCAACAGATACAGTTTAGTCtatctggaaataaaaaagaatggataaacactgaaatttttaatCATATCAGCTCTTACTCTGGTAATTCTAAGTGCTTCCATGCAATTTGAGCAGACTAAACAAGGCAAGTTTAAAGCTACAGAGGAAAGAGTCTCAGTGAGCAATACAGGACAAAAAGTCCTGGTATGTATTTATCCAACTAGCAGGTTCTACAGCCTAGTTAGCAGCAGCATTCAGGATGTGCCAGACACTATCTAAAATGGTATTTTGGGACTGAACGGATCTAGGAGAATTACAGCACAAGCACAAATAACCCTCAGCTTGCATGTGGGCAGTAAGGAAGCACAGCCAAGACCACCTTTTGATTAGGGATTCCCAGGATGAACTGCAGTGTGCCTCACCACAACACCTTCAGTGCCAGTGTCCTGCAAAATTCCATCAAAAGCCTCTTCTCAGCAAACATTCAGGCAAAGCTTTGTTACAAAAAAAGTCTCAGGATCCCAAACGGAAGAGTCAACATGCAATCTGGGCAAAAGGTGCAAGATAAGCAGAACTTCAGGCTTCATGAAGTTTAGCAATTAAAGCTTTGTGCTCAAGATACTAGAGACGAATgcagaacaaaactgaaaaagagtGAGGTACTTTATACTGTGCACACCTAGTTCCATGCACATCAGGTAGGGACAAATTCTTTAGAGTAGCACTAAGGAAACTGTGAGAGAGTGGTAGTCAATTCTGCAAGAGTAGGCACGCAAGATTAAGTTCCCAGGGCATCCAAAGTCAAGGCAACGCACCAGCTAGCCAGCCGATGGCTCCCATCTCCCCCGCCCTAGTATTCCTACCTTGAAGGGAAAGGATAATCAGGTTTCCTGGCCTCAAATCAGCTACTTCAGTTGGCCTTAGACTCATGTTCACAAGTTAGTTCACACAACATCACCATGTTTATGCCTTAGGAACTACTTCATTTTCAACATAGCTTCCATCTTAAGGCagacagagaaaacacagctcaCCACTGActgcacaggaaaagaaagaagctcTGAAGTATGAAGGCTTCTTCTAGTCTTAGAAGTACCAGAACTGACTTTTCTGAgaggttttttctttgcctgctCTCTTCAGTAGTGAGCTGCATCCTGTGTCCTAACCCATTTAATGTCCTTAACGCACCTTTAAGTTTTCAATAGCTATTTTCCTCcaacacaaaagcaaacacagcaaGCACATCCTCCTCCATCACCTCTCTACACTATGCCTAATCTTCACaagctgattttctttctacccctgccaactccttgtgccctaGAACAACGGGACAAAGAGAAAGATACTGTCTCACCAGCAGAAGCAGAGCTCATACCCTTTCACAACCATATTGAGCTGGTTTTCCCCTTAACTGAAAAAAGCATGGAatacaagcaagcaaaaatggTCAAAGACCAATCCTCACCTGCGTAAGTGCAGAGCATTCCACGTATTTGACAGCCTTCAGGTCCCGGGCCAGTTTTTCAGCCGTCTCTGGAGTTATGGGCTTCTGCTTGTTCTTGGCAAGTTTCTCAATTGTTGAGGGATCATCTCTTAGATCAATTTGGGTCCCAACAAGCAGGAAAGGAGTCTTTGGACAGTGGTGAGTAATTTCAGGTACCCACTAAAGACAGAGAAGACACGGTATTTGTTACTAATCACCTAAGATAACTCCTCGTGTATTTCTGAAATCAATGCAGCAGCTCCCTTTTCTGGCAGAGTTCAACCaaccttttctttcacattttcaaatgaagaaGGAGACACCACTGAAAAACAGACCAGAAATACATCTGTCTGTGGATAGCTGAGGGGTCGTAATCTATCATAGTCTTCCTGACctagaagaggagaaaattaaTGCCATATTAGACCCAGACAATGAAATACTACCCTTTACAGGTGGTTAGAATGCATATCCCAGCACAACAGCATTATTGTGATTAATCCTAACTCTTCAGCAAATACAGATGCCCTGAACCCAAACATTCGAAGTGCACTCAGGCTGTCTAGCAGCATTCCCCTGAAAACGCACTGAAGTCCCAGTGCAAGCTGTGCTTCAGAGGAAGCCAGGCTCTTTCCTTTGGGTCCGTAAGAGAGCAGGCAGTCCCTGTAGAGCACCAGTAGCACTGACCCCCCAGCCCAACTGCCTGAGCTCATTCTTAAACCTCCTCATCTCAGTTCAGTAGCACTCTTTTTAGAAAGCAAACCTGGCACTAAAGCAGCTGCTCTACTTGCTGGCAACCAAATCAGAAACACTTGTTCAAAATGTCTGATTTCAAGTGATGCTCTCTTGCCTATCATACAGGACAAAGACCTCTGAGATCTTGAAGGAGATGACTCAACACCTGGGACATCTCAGTAGAGGAAGATCTACAGTTTGAAGATGGAGGTCTAAACAGCTTGTTACAGCTATCATGCTTGGCTGGACACAGAAGAGCTAAGCACTGACCAAAATATCTTGTAGCCATTAACAGACTACTCCAAAAAGCTTTGTCTTCCTAGtacaaattcaaaacaaagacTTTAAGGTTGTTTGttccatgggttttttttaatttgacagTTAGTAATAGGGGGTTTATCCATTGTTAAGTTCTGTAACTTGTGCTAGCTACTAGTTAGCAAAAAGCAGGTGACCTTTAAAGAACAAAAGCCTCCCACTTCAGAAGCCCAGTTCCAAAAGGAAAGCCTCTATATTCACAAGTACATAGAGTCACCTACATGCACTAAAGTCACTCGGTAAGTTTTTAGAATTACCAGATGGGTTACTACACTCATGCTGATGAACAGTACGTGGATATGCATATCTACACACACACCAGTTTCCAGAGGCCTGAACCCAGAGGACCTCAGCAGGaaagcaggcagagaaggaCCTAACACAGCTTGTATCCACGCAGAATGGATACAAAAAAGAAGCCAGAATGCTATAGTTGAGACCCATGTAAGTAGTGGTCCCTACAGCAGCCTACACAATGTGTGTCAGGAAGGAGACACTTCTCTACTTAACTCCTTATTCCAAGAACTAGGGAGTGTGCAATAACTAACACACAAATCACATTTGGGAGGAGAATGTGAAGAGCTAATTGAAGCTACAGTGTTTAATTGGAAGCACAAGATTTTTTCATTAATCAAATACGACACTAATGATGCATCTGTAAGAATACAGCTGGAAACAGATTAAAGTTCTATCAAGACTGTTTTAGGTAACAGCTTATCAACTAAACTCTCTGGAAGGACTTTCTTGAAGCAGAGTTTACAATGCCAGATGCTGCCATACCACTTTGGTATTATTACAGGTTGGGGACTGGGTAACTAGCAGTTGAACCAGTTTCTACCCTTTCTTGCTAAACTTTTACATGCGCAAAGCAATGTGTTTAGCTCTTTAGTCATTATACACTCCTCCAGCCAGAAACTGAGATACAGTCTAATAACCATAAACAAAGCAGCCTGCAGATttatctttaatttaaaaaaagcacacagcGAGAAGGCTTATGACACTCCACATAACATTCTGATTTCATCCATGTTAGGAATGCAGAGACATGCCACATGCACATCTAAGACGTTCTAATGTTAGTCATTCTGTCTTAACATTTCATCAAAAAATAGGCTATTTACTAtaccaaaaccacaaacaatcCACATATTTTATTCAACAcaattttctcctttaattttgtttaaaaacatagAACCCCCTTATCTTTCAGGTATCACCTAGATTAGAGGTGAAAGCTTGAAAGTTGTCATCTGGTGTCACACAATAAAACAGCTCTAAAACAAGTAGAAGatgttcttgttttgttttttgttgttgtttgtttttgtttgtgtgttgtttaggatttttttaataaactcaATTTTGCAACTCTCCAAAGGTCAGGAATGAAGAatcaggaaagattttttttttatttttttcttttaatgaaaggggaaaagaaccAACTGTATGTCTTCATGTTCAACACCACCTCAACTACATCTTGGGCAGTTACAATGACACAAGCATTTGATTTCTCACCTGCAGTATCAAAGAGGCCTAGGGTGTAAGGCTCTCCTCCAATCATCACTGTTACAGCATAGTTATCAAAAACCTggtaagaaaagagaaacacattTAAGAGAATGCGAATAAGCCATCTTTCAAACCATCATCCTACTCACCTTGCCAGACCACCTCCAATTTGTAGAGGAGTCACCTGCACAGGATAACAGAAGCCATTAGGCTTACAATGGTATTACCATTAAGGCTGTTAATAGGACAATTCAATATGGAATAGGGATGCAAGAGCTATTTCCATGATGTATATAAAGCAAAGGCACACTAGGTATACCACTGCATATAACAGGGTAAAAGCCACTGAACAGAACACCTGGAACAGCTCTTGCGTGTAATTGCAGAGGTTTCCCACATTGCCACAGAGATTTCAACCTTCACACTTGGTCTGACACACTAAACACATCCCCACAAAGACAGACCTGATAAACTTCAGCCCTGCCCTTCAGGGCACAGAGCTATGGGGCTTCTTCTCACAGGACCCAAGTCTTCTGCTGAAGTTCATCTTTCTGAACATCTAGGGAATTCAATACAGAGTCCATCTTTTCAACAGGAATTTATCCTCCATCTCTGGAGGAAGCAATACAGTTGGTCAAAATCAGCCTGTGTCAAATTCA encodes the following:
- the CDC42 gene encoding cell division control protein 42 homolog isoform X2, encoding MQTIKCVVVGDGAVGKTCLLISYTTNKFPSEYVPTVFDNYAVTVMIGGEPYTLGLFDTAGQEDYDRLRPLSYPQTDVFLVCFSVVSPSSFENVKEKWVPEITHHCPKTPFLLVGTQIDLRDDPSTIEKLAKNKQKPITPETAEKLARDLKAVKYVECSALTQRGLKNVFDEAILAALEPPETQPKRKCCIF
- the CDC42 gene encoding cell division control protein 42 homolog isoform X1 translates to MQTIKCVVVGDGAVGKTCLLISYTTNKFPSEYVPTVFDNYAVTVMIGGEPYTLGLFDTAGQEDYDRLRPLSYPQTDVFLVCFSVVSPSSFENVKEKWVPEITHHCPKTPFLLVGTQIDLRDDPSTIEKLAKNKQKPITPETAEKLARDLKAVKYVECSALTQKGLKNVFDEAILAALEPPEPKKTRRCVLL